In Natronoarchaeum philippinense, the genomic window TCGTCGTCGATCGTCTCGCGTTCTTCGGGTTGCATCTCCTCGCGGTAGCGCTCGATCCAGTCGGCGAAACAGCCCGGACAGAGCCGCTGAGTATCGACCTGTGAGCGATCGACGGTGAGTCGCACCGTCCGCGCGAGCGGGTCCGAGACGGCGTCGCCGCAGGCGTCGCAGTCGGCTGACATACTGCCGAGGTGCGTGCCTCACGCACAAAGCTCTAGGGTCGGAGGAGGGCGCCTACTGCGTCCGGAACGCCCGGTCGCCGGCGTCGCCCAGACCGGGGACGATGTAGCCGTCGTCGTCGAGGTAGTCGTCGATAGAGACCGTCAGCAGGTCGACATCGGGGAACTCCTCGCCGACCCGCAGCAGGCCGTCGGGCGCGCTGACCGCCGAGAGGACGATGAAGTTCTCCGGTTCGGGCGAGTTCTCGGTGACGTGATCGAGCACCGTACACATCGTCGAGCCCGTCGCCAGCATCGGGTCGGCGACGATCACGGTGTCGTCCTCGGTGATCTCGGGGAGCTTGACGTAGTCGACGGTGATCGGGAACGAGCCGTCTTCCTTCCGGCCGGTCTCGTCGCGGCTGGCGCTGATGACGCCCTGTCGGGCGCGGGGGAACGCCTTCAGAAGCCCCTCGACGAAGGGCGTCGCGGCGCGCAAGACGTTGACGATCACGACATCGTCGACGCCCTTGACCTGCTCGCCCATCGTCTCTTCGAGCGGCGTCTGGGTCGAGACGTACTCGGTCTCCATCCGGCCGTCGATGATCTCGTAGCCACAGATCCGCCCGAGCTTGACGAGGCCTTTCCGGAACGCGACCTGCTCGGTCTCGACATCTCGAAGTTTCGAGAGGGTATGCTTTGCGAGCGCGTGGGTGACGACGTAGGCGTCGTCGCGGTCTTCGATTGGCATTATCGGAGCGTCGTGATCCGGCGAGTATAACCTACCGATCTGTGTCGGGGGCGACGTACAAGTACCCCCTCGCTCACGATCCAGACGATGCGCACGGTCGAAGCCGCGAAATTCGTCGGCGCGCCGCCCGACGCCGTCGAGCGCGTGCTGACGCCGCGACGGATCGTCGAGTACGAGGGCTCGTTTACCGTCCGGGGCGTCGAGGAACGCTACGACGCGACCGTCGTCACGGTCGGCGGTCCCGGACTGGAGCTTCGGCTTCGCTTCGAGCCGCGCGATCGAGGCTACGACTACGAGCAACTGGACGACGGCGGGCCGCTGGACGCCATGACGACGACGCTGACCTACACTCCCGAAAACGAGGGGACCCGCGTGTCGGCGTCCTCGTCGGTCAGCCTCGGCGCGCCGCCAGCGGCGCTCACTGACCGAATCGCGGGCTGGAAGCGCCGCGGCGAGTTGGACCGGCTGCTGGACGCGCTGGCCGAAACTGTCGAGTAACCACTGAAGAATTCCGGAACTCCCCCGGGGCTACCGCCAGCCCTTTCGACGCCACGAGCCAACCCGTGGGCGATGACCGACGACCTGTTCTCGCCGCTGTCGCTGCGCGAAACCGAGCTACCGAACCGCGTGATGGTGTCGCCGATGTGCCAGTATTCCTGTGAGGATCGGGACGGGCTGGCGACCGAGTGGCACCGAACCCACCTGGGCAGCCGGGCGGTCGGCGGCGCCGGCGTCGTGATGGCAGAGGCGACCGCCGTCGAGTCGCGGGGACGCATCTCGCCGCACGATCTGGGCATCTGGAGCGACGAGCACGCCGACGCGCTGGCGCCGGTCGCCGAGTTCGTCCGCGAGCAGGGGAGCGTCCCGGCGATCCAACTCGCCCACGCCGGCCGGAAAGCCTCGACGAGCCGGCCGTGGGAGGGCCACGAACCGCTGGCGCCCGAGGACGGCGGCTGGGAGGCGATCGCGCCGAGCGCGACGCCGTACCCCGGCAACGAGGCCGTGGCGCTCCACGAGATGACTCCTGAGGACATCGAGGACGTGATCGCGGCGTTTCAGAGTGGCGCCGAGCGCGCGCTCGACGCCGGCTTCGAGATCGCCGAGGTCCACGCCGCCCACGGCTACCTGCTCCACGAGTTTCTCTCGCCCGTCTCGAACGATCGAACGGACGAGTACGGCGGGAGCTTCGAGAACCGCGCGCGGCTCACGGTCGACGTCGTCGAGGCCGTCCGCGAGGTGTGGCCCGACGACCGGCCGGTGTTCGTGCGCATCTCGGGCACCGACTGGTTGCCCGACCGCGAGTCGTGGACCAGAGAGCAGTCAGCCCGTCTCGCCGACCTGCTGGCCGAGGCCGGCGCGGATCTGATCGACGTGTCCAGCGGCGGGCTGCATCCCGACCAGCAACTTCCGGCGGGCGGACCGAACTATCAGGTCCCACTCGCTGAACACGTCGGCGCCGAAAGCGAGCGCGATGTGGGGATCGGCGCGGTCGGCGGCATCACGACGGCCCAGCAGGCCGACGCCGTCGTCCGGAACGGCCGGGCCGATCTGGCCATCGTCGGGCGCGAGCATCTCCGGGACCCCTACTTTGCGCTCCGGGCAGCAAAAGAACTCGACGCGCTCGATCGGATCGAGGTGCCAAAGCAGTATCGTCGGGCGTTCTGAACGGACCCGTTCCGGGACGCCGATCAGCGGGTCGTGCTGTGGCGCTCGATCTGACGATCCATCGTACACTGGAGACAGCGATCGTCGGCCGTACAACCGGCTGAATCGTGCGGACAGACGTGGACCTCTTCGCTCGTCGAGAGGCGCTCGCGTTCGAGACGCCACTCGGCCGCCCAGTCCTCGATCGACCCGTTCCGAGTCGAGTCGTAGACGACCGTATCGTCGCGCGTGACGATCTTCATGCACACCGGATCGTCCGAGCACTCGGCGACGACCTCGATGGCGTCCTCGATCGACCGAACGCGCTCGCGCTCGCGGCGCGTCTCGTAC contains:
- a CDS encoding SRPBCC family protein, which produces MRTVEAAKFVGAPPDAVERVLTPRRIVEYEGSFTVRGVEERYDATVVTVGGPGLELRLRFEPRDRGYDYEQLDDGGPLDAMTTTLTYTPENEGTRVSASSSVSLGAPPAALTDRIAGWKRRGELDRLLDALAETVE
- a CDS encoding DUF7569 family protein, whose product is MSADCDACGDAVSDPLARTVRLTVDRSQVDTQRLCPGCFADWIERYREEMQPEERETIDDEIIVD
- a CDS encoding NADH:flavin oxidoreductase/NADH oxidase, which gives rise to MTDDLFSPLSLRETELPNRVMVSPMCQYSCEDRDGLATEWHRTHLGSRAVGGAGVVMAEATAVESRGRISPHDLGIWSDEHADALAPVAEFVREQGSVPAIQLAHAGRKASTSRPWEGHEPLAPEDGGWEAIAPSATPYPGNEAVALHEMTPEDIEDVIAAFQSGAERALDAGFEIAEVHAAHGYLLHEFLSPVSNDRTDEYGGSFENRARLTVDVVEAVREVWPDDRPVFVRISGTDWLPDRESWTREQSARLADLLAEAGADLIDVSSGGLHPDQQLPAGGPNYQVPLAEHVGAESERDVGIGAVGGITTAQQADAVVRNGRADLAIVGREHLRDPYFALRAAKELDALDRIEVPKQYRRAF
- the upp gene encoding uracil phosphoribosyltransferase, coding for MPIEDRDDAYVVTHALAKHTLSKLRDVETEQVAFRKGLVKLGRICGYEIIDGRMETEYVSTQTPLEETMGEQVKGVDDVVIVNVLRAATPFVEGLLKAFPRARQGVISASRDETGRKEDGSFPITVDYVKLPEITEDDTVIVADPMLATGSTMCTVLDHVTENSPEPENFIVLSAVSAPDGLLRVGEEFPDVDLLTVSIDDYLDDDGYIVPGLGDAGDRAFRTQ